One Bacteroidota bacterium genomic window, GGATTGTACTCCTGCAACTCATTGTAGGAGCTTCACTTGCGGCGGTTGCGCTGACGATTCCCGTTGCGGGATTCTTTCAGTGGACTCTGGCCGTGTTCTGGCTGATGGCGTTCAGTTCGGCCACACACGACATTGCCGCCGACGGATTCTACATGCTCAGTCTTGAACCTCATCAACAGGCTGCGTTTGTCGGCGTGCGCAGCACGTTCTATCGCGTCGCTATGATTGCCGGACAGGGATTGCTCGTTGTGCTGGCCGGTCAGTTGGAAACGCGAACCGGCGGCAACATACCTCTTGCATGGTCGCTGACGTTTGGAGTTGTTGCCGCGTTGTTCATTCTCTTCTTCATCTATCACAAGTTTGTTCTTCCGTATCCCTCCGCCGACGTACCTGCTGTGCGGAATTCGTCTGACACAACATTGAAGGACTTCCTTCAGGTTTTTGTTCTCTTCTTCAAGAAAGCGAATATCGTGGTCACGCTGGTGTTTCTTCTTCTGTATAGATTTGCAGAGGCACAGCTTGTGAAATTGGCGTCACCGTTCATGCTCGATCCGACGGATAAGGGCGGATTAGGCCTGAGCACAACCGATGTCGGATTTGTGTACGGAACAGTCGGCATTATTGCCTTGACGTCGGGCGGGTTGCTTGGCGGGTATGCCGTGTCCCGCCGAGGATTCAGGTTCTGGCTGCCATGGATGGTTCTTGCTATTAATGTTCCTGATGCCGTGTACGTGTATCTTTCATACATGCAGCCAGCGGATCTTCTGGTCATCAATGCCGGCGTTGCTCTTGAGCAGTTCGGCTACGGATTCGGTTTCACGGCGTACCTGATGTACATGCTTTACGTGTCACGCGGCGAGCATGCAACAGCGCATTACGCGATTTGCACGGGCATCATGGCTCTCGGCATGATGATTCCGGGCATGTTCAGCGGTTGGATTGAGGAGATGATCGGGTATCGGCATTTCTTTCTGTGGGTTTGCCTTGCAACGATCCCGAGTTTTGTCGCGGCTCTTTTGATAAAAGTCGAGCCGGAATTCGGAAAGAAAAATGAAAGCGAATAAACCTATGTCAAAGCCCATTACAGCATTTCTCCCCTATAGCGGAAGGCATTACACGAAACTGACTGTCGAGCAACTTCGTCATTCGGGAGTTGTTGATAGGATTGTTTTGCTCACGACGGGTCCGCACTATCATCATCTTGACGGATGCGAATCACTGCCTGTTGATACTCTCACGTCGAACCGGACGCTGAGAAGCATGGCAAACAAGCTGGACACACACTTCACGCTTATGATTCTTCAGGATGCATCCTACAGGCTCGGCCCGTTCGCACTGGATCGATTTCTCGATGTGGCGCAGCAAACCGTCTCAGGACTTGTGTACTCGGATTACGAAGATCTGAAGGCAGGGCAACGGATTGCCCATCCTGTTCTCGACTATCAGGAGGGAAGCTTGAGAGACGATTTCGATTTCGGCCCGTTGTTTTTTTTTAATAGCGTCATTCTGAAAGATGCGCTCAACGAAACGGGCCAATTTGATTTTAAGGCAGCGGGGTTGTATGCACTCCGGCTAGCCATTTCGCGGCAAGGCCGCATCACGAGAATCAGGGAATTCCTCTACCAGGTAACCGAACGGGACGTGAGGAAATCCGGCGAC contains:
- a CDS encoding MFS transporter — protein: MTVSVIMYKRLGISNTDIALYTSWLYLPWVIKPLWSPVVELLKTKRYWIVLLQLIVGASLAAVALTIPVAGFFQWTLAVFWLMAFSSATHDIAADGFYMLSLEPHQQAAFVGVRSTFYRVAMIAGQGLLVVLAGQLETRTGGNIPLAWSLTFGVVAALFILFFIYHKFVLPYPSADVPAVRNSSDTTLKDFLQVFVLFFKKANIVVTLVFLLLYRFAEAQLVKLASPFMLDPTDKGGLGLSTTDVGFVYGTVGIIALTSGGLLGGYAVSRRGFRFWLPWMVLAINVPDAVYVYLSYMQPADLLVINAGVALEQFGYGFGFTAYLMYMLYVSRGEHATAHYAICTGIMALGMMIPGMFSGWIEEMIGYRHFFLWVCLATIPSFVAALLIKVEPEFGKKNESE